From the genome of Thauera chlorobenzoica:
CAGCGAGGGCTGAAACCGGCCGGCGCAGGGCCGGCGCCCTGCGCCGTGCTGCGGCCGAGCCGCCCGGTGCCGGGGTTGCCCTTACGCGCCGAACAGGTCTCCGGCCTGCCCGCTGCGCGGCGGGGCGAGGCCGAAGTGCTGCCAGATCGAGTGCGTCGCCATGCGCCCGCGCGGGGTACGCTGCAGGTAGCCCTGCTGGATCAGGTAGGGCTCGATGACGTCCTCGATGGTGTCGGTCGATTCGCCGATCGCGGCGGCGAGGTTGTCCAGGCCAACCGGGCCGCCGCCGAACTTCTCCAGCATCGCGCCGAGCAGCTTGCGGTCCATCAGGTCGAGGCCGAGATGGTCGACGTCGAGCATCTTCAGCGCCGCGTCCGCCACCGCGGCGCTGATGTGGCCGCCGGCCTTCACTTCGGCGTAGTCGCGCACGCGGCGCAGCAGGCGGTTGGCGATGCGCGGGGTGCCGCGCGCGCGGCGGGCGATTTCGAGCGCGCCGGCGTCGTCGATGGCGACGTTCAACAGCCGTGCCGAGCGGCCGACGATGAAGGCGAGCTCGTCCGCGGTGTAGAACTCGAGCCGCGAGACGATGCCGAAGCGGTCACGCAGCGGATTGGTGAGCATGCCGGCGCGGGTGGTGGCGCCGACCAGGGTGAACGGCGGCAGGTCGAGCTTCACCGAGCGCGCCGCCGGGCCTTCGCCGATCATGATGTCGATCTGGAAGTCTTCGAGGGCCGGGTAGAGGATTTCCTCCACCACCGGCGACAGGCGGTGGATTTCGTCGATGAAGAGGACGTCGTGCGGCTCGAGGTTGGTCAAGAGCGCGGCGAGATCCCCGGCGCGCTCGAGCACCGGCCCCGAGGTCTGGCGCAGGTTCACCCCCATCTCGGCGGCGACGATGTGGGCGAGGGTGGTCTTGCCCAGGCCGGGGGGGCCGAACAGCAGCACGTGGTCGAGCGCCTCGCTGCGGTTGCGGGCGGCGGTGATGAAGATCTCGAGCTGCTCGCGGATCTTGGCCTGGCCGACGTATTCGGCCAGGCGCTTGGGGCGCAGCGCGCGCTCGACGGCGTCTTCCTGGCGGTCGGCGGGGCGCGGCGAGATCAGCCGTTCGGCGGGAGCGGCCTGCAGCTTGTCGGTTTCGATCATGGCGTGAGTGTAGCCGTTCCGGTGCGGCCCGGTGCGCTCCGGACTGTGGATTCGTTCAGGCCCTGGACAGCGCCTTCAGCGCCTGGCGGATGCCCTCGGAGACGCCCGTGTCCGCGGCCAGCCCCTTCATCGCGCCGAGCGCCTCGCGTTCGTTGTAGCCGAGCGCGAGGAGCGCGTTGAGGATGTCGCTCTTGGCATCGGGCGGTGTGCCGGGGGCGGCGGCGAGTTTGGCGCCAGCCAGGTTCGGCAGGGCTTTGCCGAGCTTGTCGCGCAGCTCGAGCAGGAGGCGCTCGGCGGTCTTCTTGCCGATGCCGGGAATCTTCACCAGGCGGCCGGCTTCCTGCAGCGCCACGGCCTGGGCGAGGTCGTTCACCGAAAGTCCCGACAGCACCGCGAGCGCCATGCGTGCGCCGACACCGGACACCTTCAGCAGCTGGCGGAAGGTGGTGCGCTCTTCCGCGGTGGCGAAACCGAACAGGAAGTGGCCGTCCTCGCGCACGACGAAGTGGGTGTGCAGGCTCACCGCCGCGCCGGTGGCCGGCAGGCCGTAGAACGTGCTCATCGGCACGTCGACTTCGTAGCCGACGCCATGGACGTCGATGAGGATCTGGGGAGGGGTCTTTTCCAGCAGGGTGCCGGTGAGGCGGCCGATCATCGGGAGGCGTCCGGGAGGTGAGACGCCGAGTGTACCAGCCTGGCCGCGGCAGGGCGGCATCGCCCCGGTCAGAACAACGCCAGCGCGGCGGCGAGGAGCAGGCCGTGGACCAGGGTGGCGGCGATGGTGCGCCGGATCGCGGGGGCGAGTTCGGCCGGGGTGGCGGCGTATTCGAGCAGGTCGCGCGCGGCGGGAAAGGAAATCGCCACCGTCAGCGCGGCGGCGGCGGTTTTCTGCGGCAGCTGGTGGGCGGTGACCATGGCGATCAACCAGGCATAGGCGGTGATCGCGATCAGCAGGTAGCCCCATTTTGCGACCTGCGGGCCGAGGCGCACGACCAGGGTGCGCTTGCCGGCGGCGGCATCGCCGTCATGGTCGGGGAACTGGTTGATGAACAGCAGGTTGGCCACCAGCAGGGCGTAGGACAGGCCGGCGGCGGCCGGCAGCATGGCGAAGGCGCCGCGCTGGACGTAGTCGGCGCCGACCACGACCAGCAGCCAGCAGGCGGTGATCACCACTTCGCCGCAGCCGCGATGGACCAGTTGCAGCGGCGGGGCGGAATACGCCCAGCCGA
Proteins encoded in this window:
- the ruvB gene encoding Holliday junction branch migration DNA helicase RuvB, translated to MIETDKLQAAPAERLISPRPADRQEDAVERALRPKRLAEYVGQAKIREQLEIFITAARNRSEALDHVLLFGPPGLGKTTLAHIVAAEMGVNLRQTSGPVLERAGDLAALLTNLEPHDVLFIDEIHRLSPVVEEILYPALEDFQIDIMIGEGPAARSVKLDLPPFTLVGATTRAGMLTNPLRDRFGIVSRLEFYTADELAFIVGRSARLLNVAIDDAGALEIARRARGTPRIANRLLRRVRDYAEVKAGGHISAAVADAALKMLDVDHLGLDLMDRKLLGAMLEKFGGGPVGLDNLAAAIGESTDTIEDVIEPYLIQQGYLQRTPRGRMATHSIWQHFGLAPPRSGQAGDLFGA
- a CDS encoding prenyltransferase — translated: MNAAPPHPAEPRPERYRSALTRHFAATRPAFLAVTLVACLIGLASAHAGGVAIDPWTALPTLLATLAAHAGGNVINDYHDAVNGADDANRGRLFPFTGGSRFIQNGVLSARQSARFGYGLLAAVVPAGLWLAAQAGPGLVLVGAAGLVLGWAYSAPPLQLVHRGCGEVVITACWLLVVVGADYVQRGAFAMLPAAAGLSYALLVANLLFINQFPDHDGDAAAGKRTLVVRLGPQVAKWGYLLIAITAYAWLIAMVTAHQLPQKTAAAALTVAISFPAARDLLEYAATPAELAPAIRRTIAATLVHGLLLAAALALF
- the ruvA gene encoding Holliday junction branch migration protein RuvA: MIGRLTGTLLEKTPPQILIDVHGVGYEVDVPMSTFYGLPATGAAVSLHTHFVVREDGHFLFGFATAEERTTFRQLLKVSGVGARMALAVLSGLSVNDLAQAVALQEAGRLVKIPGIGKKTAERLLLELRDKLGKALPNLAGAKLAAAPGTPPDAKSDILNALLALGYNEREALGAMKGLAADTGVSEGIRQALKALSRA